The DNA segment TCTCCGCAGATCAAGACATTCCGCACCGCAGCTTATGTGATTGCAATTCGCAAGATCGCGGATGCATATCAAGCAATTGGGATTTAGCGCGAGCTAGAGGGAGACCGACATAGTCCGGAAATATTACGGGTTGCCGCCCTTAACGACGCTCGCCGTCTTCGAAGCTGCTGCACGCAACTTGAATTTCACTCGTGCAGCGGACGAATTGAACGTAACTGTGGGGGCAATCAGCCGACAGGTCAAGGCATTGGAAGATGAGCTGGGAGTGAAGCTCTTCATCCGAGAAAAGAGTGGTGTACAGCTCACACCATCTGCGCAGGACTTGTTCGCGGAGGTTGCGGCAAGCTTTTCGCGTTGTGCGAACGCGATCCAAGCCGTCAAATTGGACCAGCGACGTGCCAACGTAACATTCGCATGTACTGATGGTTTCGCGACGTTCTGGTTGATGCCGCGAATGCAAGAATTTTGGTCTCGGTATCCTCATATCAGCGTCAATCATCTGATCTCCGAACATGTGCGCGATATGCGCAACGCTGAAGTAGATCTGTTCGTGAGGCCCGCGTCCGGCGCTTGGCCAAATGAGCGGACTGAAATGCTATTCGATGATCTCATCTATCCGGTATGCGGGCCTGAATTCGCTGAAAGGCATCGAGATATCATTCCATCTGATTTGCCGGATCTTCCGTTGCTGGACATGGATTGGGTTAATCTCGACTGGCCCCGATGGCTGGAGTTTTTGCAGGCGCAAGCTATCCCTCACCAGGGGCTTCGAGGGCAACGTTTCGGTCAACTATCAGTGATGCTTAGCGCAGCCGCAGCAAATCAGGGCGTGGGGTTGGGTTGGGATTCGTTGGTCCGTCCTTTGGTCGAGGAGGGAAGGCTTGTACGGCTTACCAATTTGTCGATGCCCGATCCAGTGGGGTTCTGTTTGGCTTGGAATGAACGGAAGCCGTTATCGCCATCGGCAATCATCCTGAAAGACTGGATCCTAGAGCAAGCGAGAGCGATGCAGTCGTAGCTTGCTCACACCGCCGATGGCGGATTCTGCAATAAACTCAAGGCTCCATGAGTTTATTGCGCGATACCGGATGAAAGAGGCGGTGCTACAACGATGCTCTCAGCGATGGCGCGGCATTGGGCATTTGTCCTCGGCGGTGCATTGCGCTCCACTGCCAATTCCCGAGAGGCATCGATGGTCACCGCAAGCGATATGTTGAAACTACTAGATAGCAGGAATCCCGGCTTTTCTCTGGAGAGGGCGTTTTACACAGACCCCGACATTTTCAGCCTGGATCTTGAGCATATCTGGTATCGCGAATGGCTCTTTGCCGGGCATGTCTGCGAATTGCCGAAGACTGGCAGCTACATCACCCTCCAAGTCGGCGAATATCCGATCATGATCGTCCGCAACGCGGATGGCTCGGTTCGCGCCATGCATAACACCTGCAGGCATCGAGGCAGCAAGATCTGCAAGGATGAGAAAGGCACTGCCGCTCGGCTCGTCTGTCCATATCACCAGTGGACGTATGGTCTGGACGGGCAACTCCTGTTTGCTCGACACATGAGCTCGGACTTTGACAAAACGCAGTATCCTTTGAGGCAGATCGCCTGCGAGGTCGTCGAGAACGCAATTTTCATCTCTCTCGCGGAAACCCCGAGCGATTTTAATCTGGTTCGCGATCACATCGTCCCATACCTCGGCATTCATCGCCTGAGAGA comes from the Rhizobium sp. NXC24 genome and includes:
- a CDS encoding LysR substrate-binding domain-containing protein, whose protein sequence is MPPLTTLAVFEAAARNLNFTRAADELNVTVGAISRQVKALEDELGVKLFIREKSGVQLTPSAQDLFAEVAASFSRCANAIQAVKLDQRRANVTFACTDGFATFWLMPRMQEFWSRYPHISVNHLISEHVRDMRNAEVDLFVRPASGAWPNERTEMLFDDLIYPVCGPEFAERHRDIIPSDLPDLPLLDMDWVNLDWPRWLEFLQAQAIPHQGLRGQRFGQLSVMLSAAAANQGVGLGWDSLVRPLVEEGRLVRLTNLSMPDPVGFCLAWNERKPLSPSAIILKDWILEQARAMQS